The following are encoded together in the Vibrio zhugei genome:
- a CDS encoding HipA N-terminal domain-containing protein — protein sequence METLTAYMNNELVGTLAKYPDNRLSFKYDSSWLNNDNARPLSLSLQMQKNIISSEAVFNYFDNLLPDSTDTRSRLAARFKTSTKQSFDLLTVVGRDVVGALTLLPPDTKNDKPDLEYEILDEKTLELILSALQAGTPHGMIEESDDFRIAIAGAQAKTALLKVDNHWCLPSGNTPTTHIIKLPMGVLQRKRTTNPTF from the coding sequence ATGGAAACGCTAACTGCATATATGAACAACGAGCTTGTCGGGACTCTAGCAAAGTACCCAGACAACAGACTCAGCTTTAAATATGATTCTTCCTGGCTGAACAATGACAACGCTCGGCCTTTATCTCTGTCTCTTCAAATGCAGAAAAACATTATATCTTCTGAAGCGGTCTTCAACTACTTTGACAATCTTCTCCCAGACTCAACAGATACAAGAAGCCGTTTAGCCGCCAGATTCAAAACCTCCACTAAACAATCGTTCGATTTACTCACAGTAGTTGGTCGAGATGTTGTAGGTGCTCTTACTCTACTGCCACCTGATACAAAAAATGATAAGCCAGACTTGGAGTATGAAATCCTAGATGAAAAAACGCTCGAACTCATATTGTCAGCACTACAGGCAGGAACACCACATGGAATGATTGAAGAATCCGATGATTTCCGTATAGCCATTGCTGGCGCACAAGCTAAAACTGCGTTACTGAAAGTGGATAACCATTGGTGTTTACCAAGTGGCAATACTCCGACAACTCACATCATCAAACTCCCAATGGGAGTTCTCCAACGTAAGCGCACCACAAACCCCACATTCTAA
- the tnpB gene encoding IS66 family insertion sequence element accessory protein TnpB (TnpB, as the term is used for proteins encoded by IS66 family insertion elements, is considered an accessory protein, since TnpC, encoded by a neighboring gene, is a DDE family transposase.): MKRMMTAPVVYLYREFVDFRKSINGLALLIESDTDLELGSGALFLFTNKQRDKIKVLYWDQTGYALWYKRLEKAKFKWPTQEKNTVFTLTQFDLDRLLSGFTIIGHKSVKIDSFTMG; this comes from the coding sequence ATGAAGCGCATGATGACCGCGCCAGTGGTGTATTTATACCGCGAGTTTGTCGATTTCAGAAAATCTATCAATGGTCTGGCGCTGTTGATTGAATCCGACACCGACCTTGAGCTAGGCTCAGGGGCATTGTTCCTCTTCACCAATAAACAACGCGATAAAATAAAAGTGTTGTATTGGGACCAAACGGGTTATGCGCTCTGGTATAAACGCCTCGAAAAAGCCAAGTTTAAGTGGCCCACGCAAGAGAAAAATACGGTGTTTACCTTAACGCAATTTGACCTCGACAGACTGCTTTCTGGCTTCACAATAATCGGCCATAAATCGGTAAAAATCGACAGTTTTACAATGGGTTAA
- the tnpA gene encoding IS66 family insertion sequence element accessory protein TnpA, with amino-acid sequence MNKRRTDQEWLSLIEQCQASSLTQQDFCQKHDISVSTFYAKRQQLSVNPSPTQSGFVKAEIIEKTTCRKVTQTSVANMILIVNNIELSIPQGTPPHYLAELIGALS; translated from the coding sequence ATGAATAAACGACGCACCGATCAAGAATGGCTTTCTCTGATTGAGCAATGCCAAGCCAGTTCGCTTACACAACAAGATTTTTGCCAAAAACACGACATTAGCGTATCGACGTTTTACGCTAAGCGGCAGCAGTTGAGTGTTAACCCATCTCCAACTCAGAGCGGCTTCGTTAAGGCCGAAATTATTGAAAAAACCACCTGTCGCAAGGTGACCCAGACGTCGGTAGCCAACATGATTTTGATAGTAAATAACATCGAATTGAGTATTCCTCAAGGCACGCCACCACACTATCTTGCTGAGTTGATTGGAGCCTTGTCATGA